The stretch of DNA TTATTTCTACCGCCCGGGAAAATGTCTTTATCGTGATTGTCTAACAGGGATGGAATCATCTCTCCATGTGACGTCTGGGGATACCACGAGTTTTACTGCACACGACTAAAAGCGCGAACACCTCCAccaattattttttatactATTCGTGAATGAAGAACAGCCTTTCAGCGCATCACAACAGTGTTACGGAATCGGAAAACTACTCATGAACTGTCACTGTGTTCACAATGGTCACCAAATCCAGCACGGCAGGGGCATTGCAATTTTGCATCTGCACGTCAGACTCTACTCTGAATAAGTATGCATTACTCCCCGTTCTCCACGAGTTAGCACTTTTTTCATTACAGTTTCACTCAATAAAGGCATGGCAGTCCTCACTCTGATTACCTTGTACTCCCACACGGTGTCCTTTTGAAGTCCTAAGTTAACTCGACTCAGTAGTGCAACACTCGCTACAGCAGCATTCACTAAAAGGAGTTTACTCCACCTCTCAGTAGGTCCAAGTACATGCCTTCAACCTTCAGTAGCCTTCAATAACTATCAGTAAGGAAAACTCTCCACGCCAATGCATCATGTGCATCTCATCCTACACAATGAAGATACTCCCCTTTCGTTATTGACAAGTAACAATtaggaaaacataattttcctaaagaaaatCCTTCACATGAAACAGAATATGTCATGAATCAAATGTGCTTCGACACCGTTGAAAGAACCTCCCTGAGCCTAGCAATCTTACACCTGATGAGGCAACAACAGCCCGTTCAAAAGACTTGatgcaaaaagacaaaagagaGGCAATTATTTTACGAactaatggggaaaaaaataacaactaacaggctcagggaagaaaaagacacaAGAACTCGCAGCCAACAGCAGAGCGTTATTTAAAGGCGCAGAAGGAAGGAATTTGCTTTACAGACCTGAGCTGCATCCGGGTCGGCGGGCGGCTCTCCCACATCGGCGCTACTGCTCAGGTCCGGTTTCTCGCAGGACTCGCCGCCCAGAAGCTCCTCCGCTGACAGCACGGGcaccggcggcggcgggggccaAGAGGCCTCGGGCACGGCGCGGGCCGGCGCCGCCACGCACAGGTTGTAGGAGTAGGGCAAGGTGCCCTCGCAGAAGTCGGCCGGGAAGGCGGCGCCGGCCACCGAGAAGCGCTGCGCGCCCAGGCAGCGCAGCACGGcgggcggcccggcccggcgcagCCGCGCCAGCACGGCCAGAGCCACGCTCAGCACCAAGAGCGCCGACAGCAGCGCCAGCGCCAGCACCAGGTAGAACTGCagctcggccgccgccgcctcctcggcgccCGCCGGCCGCTCGCTCAGCTCCGGCAGCGCCTCCTGCAAGCTCTCGGCCAGCACCACGTGCAGCGTGGCCGTGGCCGACAGCGGCGGCCGCCCGTGGTCCTTCACCACGGCCACCACGCGCTGCTTGGCCGCGTCCCGCTCGGACACGGCCCGCGCCGTGCGCACCTCGCCGCTGTGCGGCCCCACGCGGAACAGCGCCGGCTCCGACGCCTGCACCAGCTCGTACGACAGCCACGCGTTGCGCCCCGCGTCCGCGTCCACCGCCACCACCTTGGCCACCAGGTAGCCGGCCTCGGCCGAGCGCGGCACCACCTCGAACGCCGTCGGGGCGGCCGCCGCGGCCCCTCCCGCTGTCGCCGCCGGCCACAGCACCCGCGGCGCGTTGTCGTTGCGGTCCAGCACGAACACGCGCACCGTGGCCGTGGAGCTGCGCGCCGGCGCGCCGCCGTCCTGCGCCCGCACCGCCACCGCGAACTCGCGGCACTGCTCGTAGTCCAAGGAGCGCTGCGCGTACAGCGCGCCGCTCCGCGCCTCCACCGACACGAGcggcgccgcgcccgccgcgcccgCGCTGCCGCCCGCCAGCCAGTAGCTCACGCGCCCGTTGGCGCCCGCGTCCGCGTCCCGCGCCTGCACGCGCAGCACCAGCGCGCCCGCCGCGTTGTTCTCCGCCACGTACGCGCTGTACGCCGCCTCCTCGAACaccggcgcgttgtcgttcacgTCCGACACCTCCAGcgccagctccctgctgctccgCAGCGCCGGCCTGCCCCGGTCGCGGGCCACCACCGTCACGCGGTGCTCGGACGCCTGCTCGCGGTCCAGCGCGCTCGCCGTCACCACCTTGTACGAGCCGCCCGCCGACGCCACGATCGACAGCGGCGCCTCGCCCGACAGCTCGCACCACACCTGACCGTTCTCCCCGGAGTCTCTGTCCCGCACTTTCAGCAAGGCCACCACGGTGCCGACCGGCACGTCTTCGGGCACTGGACTCGACAGGGTCAGAATGGTGATTTCGGGTGCGTTATCGTTCTCGTCCGTGATGTATATCTGCACTTCGCAGTGATCGGTGAGCCCACCACCGTCTGTTGCCTCAAGGCCGAAGATGTATTGACTGTTCTCTTCGAAATCGAGTGGAACTGCTGTCCTTACTTCTCCGCTCTCACTCTCGATAGTGAACAATGCCCTGATGGCCTCCGGGACGCTGCCAAAGGAGTAGGACACTCGTCCATTCGAGCCTGCATCTGCATCCGTCGCCCTTACCCTCAGCACCAGCGACCCCACCGGCACATTCTCCGCCACCCGCGCTTCATACAGGCTTTTGCCGAACACGGGTGGGTTGTCGTTTAAATCCGTCACATTGATCCGAACCGGGACAGTCCCGGTCCTGGCGGGGTCCCCACTGTCCACCGCTATCAGCACCAACTCAAAGGAACTCTGCTTCTCCCGGTCCAACACTCTCTCCAGCACTAATTCGGGCTGCTTCTTTCCCCCTGGCTTTTCCTTCATGGACAGTGAGAATGACGGATTGCTGGTGAGCTGGTAATTCAGCATCGAGTTGCTTCCCGCGTCTGCGTCTCGCGCCATCTCCAAAGGAAAACGAGTACCCGGAGGGATCCATTCTCCAATCTCGAGGTTAAGAGCAGGCTTCCTGAAGGCCGGGGAGTTGTCATTAACATCCTCGATTATCACCTCGACGTAAAAAATGTTCAGCGGGTTCTGCACTAAAGCCTCAAAGCTGACGGAGCAGGTCTCCGACTCGCCGCACATCTCCTCCCGATCCAGCCGCTCATTCACGTACAGGTTCCCGTTCTCCTCATTCACCGTGAAGTATTGCTTCTCCTCGCTCAGCCGCAGCTTGCGCGCCGGCAGCTCGTCCGCGCTGAGCCCCAGGTCCCGCGCCAGCGGCCCCACGAGCGAgcctctgcccagctcctcgGGGATGGCGTAGCGGACCCGCTCGGCCGCCGCCCGccaccacaggcacagcagcaccgCGGCCGGCAGCGCTCGCCCGTCGCCCGTGCCGAGCCTCCGCCCGAGCCTCACCGCCATTCTCCGCCGCCACAGCTCGCCGCGCCGCTGCCTCCCGCCGCTGCCCCGCCGCTCCCTTCCGGCCGCTCTCGCCGCACACCGCACGGATCGCCGAAAGGCAGCGCGGCGAGGCCGCTCGGGCCGCACTCGGACGCCGCTGCTGCCCGCCTCTCTCCGCCTCTCTCCGCCGCTTTCCGCCGCCTCTTGCCGCTGCCGCCGGTGCCGCTGCCGCTGTGGCCGGCGCCGGGCGAGCGAGCAGCCTGCGGGGGCAGGAcgctgcggcggcggcggcggcggctccagCGCCGCTCGGCGGCGGCCAACAGCGACACCCGGAGGCGCCGCCGCGCCGCTGCAGCCGCCGGATGGCCGCGCTCAAGGGGGCCCGGCTTTGGGCGGGGCTCAGCGCCTGAGCCGGCTCCGGGCTCTCTCCTCGACTGCAAACAGCAAGGGCAGAAACACAGACTCGGTGTGACTCCATCGGCTTTTTTAACTGAGGTGAACTGTCGGGCACTTTAGGTCATTTCCTTTATCACACTGAATAGCCATAATTAAGTATTCGTTGCAGAGCAGTACGGAAACTATCTCAGCGGTTTTTACTTTTATCGTTATGTATGTGCATTAATCTCTATTATGGTGAGGGATGATTTATGGAGAACTTAAGATCTCCATCGTCTGTCTTGAATTCTGGTTTCTTTACATAGGATAGATTAACCTGAATATTCGTCGCAAAGCAATGTTTAGAGTTCTATCCTAAGTTACAACAACacctattatttttttctgattcatgTAAGTTGCTTATTTTGTCTCTCTGTACTGGAGAATCTGACAGTGGGAAAATGCAAAGTCATTTTTGTGTCTTTCATAGAATCTGTTAAAGGATGTTTCACATTGCAATTATAACCCCCCTATCCCAGCAGTATAGATCATTATTCCTGGATAACTGTCATTTACATTCAGCAAACGAAAACGAGcatcacaaggaaaaaaaaccgGAGCAGGATTGGACATCAGGCATAAAATCTATCCACTTCTCAAAAAAGCTCTTTTGAACATCTGATTCTGTGGATCACAATCAGTCTGTCCACCTACTCGCCATGCACTCCAAGGCTTCAGAAACAACCAACTTAGGTAGGGTATTTGCACAACACTCCCGAAATCACCACAAtgtataaatttatatttcctCTTCTGTCAGTTGTAGTAGCTATACAACAAATAAAACTGTCTTGTACTGAGTACACAAGAGGGCAACACAGCACCTGAAACCCCCCGCAAGCCACAGTCATTCCCTTGGAACACGAAAAAAAGGAAACTCTTTGCAACCACAGGTGAAGGCCTCGTCTAAATACCATGACAAATGGAACTTCGCACATTTCTTTTATCCATTTAGAGCCATACTACAGTGAACTACACTGGCCCTGTCTCTGGAGAGACAAAGTTCTCTCGGTCATCAGACAACATGAAAGCAAATTTTGGAGACAGACACTATTACAAGTCCCTCTCTCAACTTCTCAGATCCCAAGAATCAGAACATAAATGAATGCAGAGATTTTTCTGCTGATCGCAATAACGTCAAATattctgaaatgctgaaaaggCTAAAGACATTAGTAACACAATTGCCAATCCAGTCACCGAAGTATCACTCAATGGTAGCATCATCTTTCTCCAGCACATAAGTTCTTTGGTGAGTGTGCGTCTCTCTTACTAAATGCAAGGTTTCCATATCTACAGAGGAATTATCATTCACGGAAAATATAATGaattagaaaactgaaatactgaaCACAGAAACTGGCCTAATCAAAAAAGGAAGACACTTTAGGCAATTGTCAGAATTGGGGATCAACAACACACAGGCCTTTTCTCCAACTTCACCTTCTCACAAACAAATCTCTTCTCAATTCCTTCTTTTGGTGGAAAGGCACCACCAAAAGAAAAGTTCCTCACCCAGCTTCCCATTCCCGTGGATAATATTTCACTTTGCAACCTCAGTATGTGACAAGCATGAGAATTTCTTCCAGTAACACTTTCAAAATCACTGCtattaaaacaagcaaacaaacaggtTTACATCTGCAGAAAGGAGGGGGTCAACACAGACTCTTGAACATGAAGGCACTAAGGTTAGGCACAGGGTTCAGGTACTTAGCAGGTGATGAATACAGAGTTGGATCCACCCACGATTCCTTTATGGAACTTGCCATAAAAACCTAGTTTAAAcattcaccaaaaaaaccccacaacatcCTGCAAACACACAGGAGAAAGCTCCCAAGGGCTCCCCACACAGCTCAAGTAAGATCACTTTGGGCAAACTTACCATGGTAGAAGAAAATCACATTGCATAGAACAGGACAGAACACTGAACAAGGAAAAGAACCAATCATGTCTCTCCTGTTTCAGCAGACCTCCACACTCGGGCCACGGGACTCTTGTGTCCAACCCTGCACAGTTCCACAGTATCCCTGACCCTCATAATCTGCAAGAACATGTAATCAAACCCCAGATAAAACATCTTTCCCATCCATCAACATCAGCCCATGTAGGTTGACCAGGAAGGGGAGCTGGATTTTCTGCAAGGTTCCATGGCCTGACATTTCAAATTATCCCAACAGCAGCGAAACGTACAGAAGGCACACAGAAGCTCATTCAAATAGCCACGCCCATAGATTttcattgtgatttttttgttcagtAAAAAAGGATGAAGTGCACGGAAACGCAACTGAGGTCTCATATAACAACGAGTACAAAATGAATTTCTACACCATCTTCGCACCATATGGAatttgccaaaaaaaaccacctgcaACTTTTTGTCTGTATCtgcaaaaagtaattttcacaCTGTCCAAGTATTTTGCAACAGGGAAGCTCCATCTGCAGTGAGTTCCCAGCGAAAGAAAAGCAGGACACACAACCACTCACTACCTGAGAGCGATCACTGATACCCAAAGGAAATGAGTGCTACTCACTAAATTGAAATGTTGTCAAGTGAAAAAGCGATACACCTCTCTAAAAAGGCCCCACTCATTAAAATAACTGCCCATCCAACCTCAGCACATGGCTAATTTGGAAAGGACATGATTCTCAGAGTTTAACCAGAAAAGTGGTGTTACACAGTGGGCCACTAAGAGTTATTACAAAAGAACTTCAATCCGCTCATGCACATGTGCTTTCGAGGAAACACCTGAGCCTACAAACACTGTAAATTCCACTGGACTGTAATGCAACACATCCTTTGAGAATACGAAATGCTGATAAGAATCACACTTCCCAtgggacaaaaaggagggacgAAATACAACTTGAtgaaaacacaaagaaccaaCATTCAGGCAAGAGCAACCTCTCTTCTCCTACAGCACCCATCAAATGTAAGGCTGAACACGGAACCAACATCGACCTACACATAGCAAGAAACAACGAAAGAAAGCGTGTTAATGAATGAGTCTTCGCATTCAATCTCCGCAAATTATTTGCCGCAATACACGGATCACGGGAAAAAATGCGAGAGGAGCTTAGAAGGGAAGCGCCGCACATAGGATTTGGTCCCAGGAACTCACCGAGGGAGCGGCGGGATGGACGGGAAGGGCGGCGGCAGGGTCCTCGTCCCCGAGCAGCGGCGCGGGCTCGTCGGGCAGCGGGCGGGCCGGGAGGGTGTCGCagcaggcggcggcggccgagaAGCGCAGCCGGCTCTCGCGCGAGTCGGCCGTGAGCGACACCTCGTGCGAGTAGGACTGCAGGAAGGCGCGCACGCCGTCGATGCCCACGAAGTGCGAGACTGGCACGCCGCGCAAGGAGGCGCCGCTGTCGggcggcagcagctgctggcggCGCCAGCGGCGCAGGCGCAgcgccagcagcagcagcaggaaggcgaGGAAGAGGCAGGACACGGCGGCCACGGCCAGCACGAGCCAGCGCGTCAGGCTGCCGGCCGGCtcgcccggcgccgccgcctcgTCGGCCGCGCCGCCCAGCTCGGCCAGCAGCTCGGCCACGCTCTCGGCCAGCACCACGCTCAGCGTGGCCGTGGCCGACAGCGCCGGCCGCCCGTGGTCCttcaccagcaccaccaggctGTGGCGCGCCGCGTCGCGGGCCAGCGGCGAGCGCGCCGTGCGCACCTCGCCGCTGTGCGGCCCCACGCGGAACAGCCCCGGCTCCGTGGCCTTGGCCAGCTCGTACGACAGCCACGCGTTCTGACCCGCGTCCGCGTCCACCGCCACCACCTTGGCCACCAGCGCGCCGGCCGGCGACGAGCGCGGCGCCAGCTCCACGACCGACCGCGCCGCGCCCGAGCCCCGCCACGCCGCCGCGGCCGGCGGCGGGTACAGCACCTgcggcgcgttgtcgttctcGTCCGCGATCAGCAGCAGCACCGACACGTTGCCGCTCAGCGCCGGCGCGCCGCCGTCCTCCGCGCGCACCCACAGCCGCAGCTCGCGCACCTGCTCGTAGTCCAAGGAGCGCAGCGCGTACAGCGCGCCCGTCTCCGCCTGCACCGACACGTACGACGACAGCGGCGCGCCCCGCACCCGCCCCTCCGACAGCCGGTAGCGCACGCGCGCGTTCTGCCCCCAGTCCGCGTCCGTCGCGCGCACCGTCAGCACCAGCGCGCCCGCCGCGTTGTTCTCCGCCAGCCGCGCGCTGTAGCGCTCCTCCGCGAACaccggcgcgttgtcgttcacgTCCAGCACCCGCAGCGCCAGCACCGCGCTGCTCTGCAGCGACGGCGACCCGCCGTCGGCCGCCCGCACCGTCACGTTGTACTCCGACACCTGCTCCCGGTCCAGCTCGCCCGCTGTCACTACGCGATAGTAATCCTCATAAGACTTTTCCAGCCGGAATGGGACTTGCCCGTCGAGTGAGCAGAGGACCTCCCCGTTCGCCCCAGAGTCTCGGTCCTGCACGTGTATCAGGGCCACCACCGTCCCCGATGGCGCATTCTCAGAGATCTCGCTCAGCGCCGATGACACTGTGAGTTCGGGGCTATTGTCGTTCACATCTGTTACAGTAACGATGACTTGGACAGTATCGGATAGGCCTCCCCCGTCACGTGCCTGCACCTCCAGTTCGTAGGAACCACCTTCTTCGAAATCCAGACTCCGCAAGAGACTGATCGATCCTTTGTCGAAATCCAGCTGGAAAATCTGCGAAGCTTTCTCTGTGATTTTCTTAAATGAGTATTTCACGTGACCGTTCACCCCTTCATCATTGTCCGTGGCCGTGACGGTGACGAGCACGGAGCCCACGGGCACGTCCTCGGGCACACGCACCGTGTACTCCGCCTGGCTGAACaccggcgcgttgtcgttcgCATCCAGCACTGTAACACGGATCCGAGCCGTGCCCGTCCGTGCCGGATCGCCGCCGTCACTCGCCCTCAGCACCAGCTCGTGAAACGCCGCCTCCTCCCGGTCCAGCGCCTTCGCCAGCACCAGCTCGGGACGCTGATCGCCGCCGGGGCCCGCCTGCACGGCCAGCGAGAAGTGCTCGTCACCGCTCAGATCGTAGCTCTGCAGGGAATGCCAACCCAAATCTGGGTCGTGAGCTTCAGCCAGGGGAAACCGCGATCCCGGGGCTGTCATCTCGCTCATTCTGACTACAACTTCTTCCTCTCGGAAGCTGGGTGCGTTGTCGTTAATGTCCGTGATTCCCACCTGGATTCCGTACACCTGCATTTCCCCCTCCACTATCAGCTCACAGCGCAGCACGCATTGCTGCACACGCTCGCACAGCTGCTCTCTGTCGATCCTCTCCGCAGTCACTAAATGTCCCGTCTTCCCATGCAGAGCGAAATACTGCGTACTACCCTTGTCTAATATATGAACACCGCCGTCACTGAGCGcgggcagctgcagccccaggtcctTGGCCACGTCGCCCACGAACGAGCCCTTGGGCATCTCCTCGGGCACCGAGTAGCGCAGCTGCCCCCACGCCGCCTCCCCCGCCGCCAGCAGGAtcacccagagcagagctcgCTGCCGCCGGCCCCAGCGCCTCCCCGCCGAGAACATCTCCGCCGCCGGTAGCTCCTCACCGCCCATCACCGATGACCCTCACGCTTTCAGCTTCTGCCGCCCTTCTCTCCGCTTCTCGGCCGCTGTGTTCCCCGTCGCCGGTCCGATCGCAGAGCGCTCGGCCGCCGATCCAGGAATGCAGCGATCTGGTGATGGAGCGTGTCCGCAGCGggcggggctgcagcgctccGAGCTTCCTCTCGCTCCTCTCGGTCAACAGCGGCGCCCGCAGCCTCCTCCCGGCACTGCAGCACCGAGCGCTGCCCGCCCTGCCTCGCTACATCCAGCGAGAAGTCCCCACGGAGACGTCGCTTTTCGCTCGGCGCTGATCTCCTGCCTCCTCATTTCTCCAGCCGATCTCTCATTTCATCCCCAGGGTATCACCAAtgggaggaaggcagaggaaTTCCGTGGGCTTGGTTCTTTAACCGCACGGGAAACGAATCACTTCCTAATGCCATTGTAcgtaaaagaaaacacagttttcGTATTTTACCCTGTAGCTTATTGttaatcttttcctttttggccAAAAGCACCTTGAACCACAGCGCCTCAGCGAGAAAAGGGGAAGATACCGCATCCCGAAAAAACAGAGCTATCAGCCTCATTAACACAAGCGGGAGCAGCGCAATTCTGTGCTTTTTGCAGTCAGGGAGCCAATTGTTGCAGGACTGAATTTCACGTACAGATAAACATGCCTTTTAAACTCTCAAAGTAAAGTTCCAGGTCTTCAAATATTTGATATCCCTTCCTAAGGCAAACCTATTGTTCTCTTGGTTCATAGAGATTCAAAATTATTCCCGTCATTCcaggtttatttctttttctgaaatcaaTGTCTAAAGCGTTGAAGCTCGTTAGTAATCTATCCATCTAAATATATCTTAATCGCCTTGGTTCGATATGTATGTAAATGTTGGTACGATTCGCGATGTAAAGaggatagaaaaaaaacctcttaaacagaaataattcaaCACTGTCACCAGTATACCAAATAAAGTTCATAAAGGGCAAACCAGAGCGAACTGCAGCCCGGATGCATGAAGGAAGCCATCTAGCTCCAATACTGTAATCCTCCCCAAAATGCACAACAAACTCTTTGTTCTCTAAGTATAGAGAACGGAACTTGTCACAttcctttcatttctcattCTAATGGGGACAAAACAAAGCTTAACGAACGGGTTTACCTCAAGCTATACACCTGTTCCAAGCACACCCTTTCTGAGCAAATCAGTCTGGAAGGAAAAAGCTCCAACACCAAGTATCAGTGCTCTCTACTTTTCCCGCGATTCAGTCATACAGAATCAGCCGTTCTCCTTTCACAGAATACGAATCTGCTTTCAAAACTGCAAACACATTCTAATTTATAGAGTTCAAgtgttagaaaaaaaaccctccactGAAATTGAACCATTGACCAATGAGGAATCAAGTCCATCCAGCTCTCCATGGAGGCGGAATACTCCCTTCCTCATTTCCATTCACCACGGAGACAGGAAAGTCAAACTGACAACACAGCACACCGGGAAACGTGAAAAGCGCGGCTGCTGGCTCCAACAAGAGTTATACGCAAAGCATCAGAGGCAGAAATTCTTCTTAAGGAGAACTCAGATTTTTCAGCCActacacagagacacagatgAGGAATCCCAATTGACACGCGCCACACAATACCAGGGATAAAGAGACAACCATCGGTAAGGCGTCAAAAATAGGAAGACCTCTCGCTTTGCAGACCTCCGGTGCGAAAAATTTCCCTTCATCATTAGCAATTTTCagagttttagaaaaaaagtttCGACAACGAAACCTCACAAGAGGATGGAAAAacacttctctctctgcctgccTTTTCTACgtagaaaagcaaggaaaggaaagcgTAAATCAGAGCATCACCAATCCGGAAAGACTTTATACAGCATAAGCTGAAAACTAAGAGACAATCCATTGAGTCTTAGTCTCATCATCAACTGACGAAACAAAAAGTACAATTTCCAAAGCTGGCTGCTAAGAAACAGGAAAGATGCTGATAGGAACTAAAGGAAACAGAGTCCAGTCTGAGCAGTCCCAAATGACAAACGAACTTAAGAATGCACTGCTGCACGCTCTTAGGAAATGAAGGATAGGAGCAAAAGGGCATATAGGCTCACAAACCTGTGGTACCTCAGATTCGGTAGGCGCCTCTTCCCCAAGGCCGCCGCAGTTCGGGCTCGGCTTCTCGCAGGACTCGCCGCCCAGAAGCTCCTCCACTGACAGCACGGGcaccggcggcggcggcggcgggggccaAGAGGCCTCGGGCACGGCGCGGGCCGGCGCCGCCACGCACAGGTTGTAGGAGTAGGGCAAGGTGCCCTCGCAGAAGTCGGCCGGGAAGGCGGCGCCGGCCACCGAGAAGCGCTGCGCGCCCAGGCAGCGCAGCACGGcgggcggcccggcccggcgcagCCGCGCCAGCACGGCCAGAGCCACGCTCAGCACCAAGAGCGCCGACAGCAGCGCCAGCGCCAGCACCAGGTAGAACTGCagctcggccgccgccgcctcctcggcgccCGCCGGCCGCTCGCTCAGCTCCGGCAGCGCCTCCTGCAAGCTCTCGGCCAGCACCACGTGCAGCGTGGCCGTGGCCGACAGCGGCGGCCGCCCGTGGTCCTTCACCACGGCCACCACGCGCTGCTTGGCCGCGTCCCGCTCGGACACGGCCCGCGCCGTGCGCACCTCGCCGCTGTGCGGCCCCACGCGGAACAGCGCCGGCTCCGACGCCTGCACCAGCTCGTACGACAGCCACGCGTTGCGCCCCGCGTCCGCGTCCACCGCCACCACCTTGGCCACCAGGTAGCCGGCCTCGGCCGAGCGCGGCACCACCTCGAACGCCGTCGGGGCGGCCGCCGCGGCCCCTCCCGCTGTCGCCGCCGGCCACAGCACCCGCGGCGCGTTGTCGTTGCGGTCCAGCACGAACACGCGCACCGTGGCCGTGGAGCTGCGCGCCGGCGCGCCGCCGTCCTGCGCCCGCACCGCCACCGCGAACTCGCGGCACTGCTCGTAGTCCAAGGAGCGCTGCGCGTACAGCGCGCCGCTCCGCGCCTCCACCGACACGAGcggcgccgcgcccgccgcgcccgCGCTGCCGCCCGCCAGCCAGTAGCTCACGCGCCCGTTGGCGCCCGCGTCCGCGTCCCGCGCCTGCACGCGCAGCACCAGCGCGCCCGCCGCGTTGTTCTCCGCCACGTACGCGCTGTACGCCGCCTCCTCGAACaccggcgcgttgtcgttcac from Cinclus cinclus chromosome 14, bCinCin1.1, whole genome shotgun sequence encodes:
- the LOC134049773 gene encoding uncharacterized protein LOC134049773 gives rise to the protein MFSAGRRWGRRQRALLWVILLAAGEAAWGQLRYSVPEEMPKGSFVGDVAKDLGLQLPALSDGGVHILDKGSTQYFALHGKTGHLVTAERIDREQLCERVQQCVLRCELIVEGEMQVYGIQVGITDINDNAPSFREEEVVVRMSEMTAPGSRFPLAEAHDPDLGWHSLQSYDLSGDEHFSLAVQAGPGGDQRPELVLAKALDREEAAFHELVLRASDGGDPARTGTARIRVTVLDANDNAPVFSQAEYTVRVPEDVPVGSVLVTVTATDNDEGVNGHVKYSFKKITEKASQIFQLDFDKGSISLLRSLDFEEGGSYELEVQARDGGGLSDTVQVIVTVTDVNDNSPELTVSSALSEISENAPSGTVVALIHVQDRDSGANGEVLCSLDGQVPFRLEKSYEDYYRVVTAGELDREQVSEYNVTVRAADGGSPSLQSSAVLALRVLDVNDNAPVFAEERYSARLAENNAAGALVLTVRATDADWGQNARVRYRLSEGRVRGAPLSSYVSVQAETGALYALRSLDYEQVRELRLWVRAEDGGAPALSGNVSVLLLIADENDNAPQVLYPPPAAAAWRGSGAARSVVELAPRSSPAGALVAKVVAVDADAGQNAWLSYELAKATEPGLFRVGPHSGEVRTARSPLARDAARHSLVVLVKDHGRPALSATATLSVVLAESVAELLAELGGAADEAAAPGEPAGSLTRWLVLAVAAVSCLFLAFLLLLLALRLRRWRRQQLLPPDSGASLRGVPVSHFVGIDGVRAFLQSYSHEVSLTADSRESRLRFSAAAACCDTLPARPLPDEPAPLLGDEDPAAALPVHPAAPSDVVGFFCGAAAPPGVAVGRRRAALEPPPPPPQRPAPAGCSLARRRPQRQRHRRQRQEAAESGGERRREAGSSGVRVRPERPRRAAFRRSVRCAARAAGRERRGSGGRQRRGELWRRRMAVRLGRRLGTGDGRALPAAVLLCLWWRAAAERVRYAIPEELGRGSLVGPLARDLGLSADELPARKLRLSEEKQYFTVNEENGNLYVNERLDREEMCGESETCSVSFEALVQNPLNIFYVEVIIEDVNDNSPAFRKPALNLEIGEWIPPGTRFPLEMARDADAGSNSMLNYQLTSNPSFSLSMKEKPGGKKQPELVLERVLDREKQSSFELVLIAVDSGDPARTGTVPVRINVTDLNDNPPVFGKSLYEARVAENVPVGSLVLRVRATDADAGSNGRVSYSFGSVPEAIRALFTIESESGEVRTAVPLDFEENSQYIFGLEATDGGGLTDHCEVQIYITDENDNAPEITILTLSSPVPEDVPVGTVVALLKVRDRDSGENGQVWCELSGEAPLSIVASAGGSYKVVTASALDREQASEHRVTVVARDRGRPALRSSRELALEVSDVNDNAPVFEEAAYSAYVAENNAAGALVLRVQARDADAGANGRVSYWLAGGSAGAAGAAPLVSVEARSGALYAQRSLDYEQCREFAVAVRAQDGGAPARSSTATVRVFVLDRNDNAPRVLWPAATAGGAAAAAPTAFEVVPRSAEAGYLVAKVVAVDADAGRNAWLSYELVQASEPALFRVGPHSGEVRTARAVSERDAAKQRVVAVVKDHGRPPLSATATLHVVLAESLQEALPELSERPAGAEEAAAAELQFYLVLALALLSALLVLSVALAVLARLRRAGPPAVLRCLGAQRFSVAGAAFPADFCEGTLPYSYNLCVAAPARAVPEASWPPPPPVPVLSAEELLGGESCEKPDLSSSADVGEPPADPDAAQTSHGEMIPSLLDNHDKDIFPGGRNNIITGGVLIVSARYRWRMKPEIRAGSARCCSAGRRLRAPLLTERSERKLGALQPRPLRTRSITHSLGVRLGRREVRDRVSGAEAFCSDTEKPVGEIP